The following proteins come from a genomic window of Rissa tridactyla isolate bRisTri1 chromosome 25, bRisTri1.patW.cur.20221130, whole genome shotgun sequence:
- the LOC128901464 gene encoding olfactory receptor 14A16-like, giving the protein MSNGSSITEFLLLAFTNTRELQLLHFGLFLAIYLATLLGNGLIIIAIACDHHLHTPMYFFLFNLSLLDLGSISTTVPKSMANSLWDTSVISYGGCAAQVFVFSFLMSAELYLLTVMAYDRYVAICKPLHYGTLLGSRACVHMAAAAWGSGLFHALLQTANTFSLPLCQGNAINQFFCEIPQILKLSCSNSCLRAVGLLVVGVFVDFACFLFVLFSYVQIFRAVLRFPSEQGRHKAFSTCLPHLAVVSLFVSTGMFAYLKPPSISLPSLELMMAVLYSVVPPTLNPVIYSMRNKELKDAIRKMISWMLFSCYELPFSLHK; this is encoded by the coding sequence ATGTCCAACGGCAGTTCCATCActgagttcctcctcctggcattcacaaacacgcgggagctgcagctcttgcactttgggCTCTTCCTGGCCATCTACCTGGCtaccctcctgggcaacggcctcatcatcatcgccatcgcctgtgaccaccacctccacacccccatgtacttcttcctgttcaacctctccctcctcgaccttgggtccatctccaccactgtccccaaatccatggccaattccctctgggacaccagcgTTATTTCCTATggaggatgtgctgcccaggtctttgtcttttcctttttgatgtcAGCAGAACTGTaccttctcaccgtcatggcctatgaccgctacgttgccatctgcaaacccctgcactacgggaccctcctgggcagcagagcttgtgtccacatggcagcagctgcctggggcagtggtttGTTCCACGCTCTGCTGCAAACTGCCAACACATTTTCACTACCGCTGTGCCAAGGCAATGCCAtaaaccagttcttctgtgaaatcccccagatcctcaagctctcctgctccaaCTCCTGCCTCAGGgcagttgggcttcttgtggttggtgtcttTGTGGACTTTGCATGTTTCCTTTTCGTTCTTTtctcctatgtgcagatcttcagggccgtgctgaggttcccctctgagcagggacggcacaaagccttttccacatgcctccctcacctggccgtggtctccctgtttgtcagcactggtatgtttgcctacctgaagcctccctccatctccttGCCATCACTGGAGCTGATGatggctgttctgtactcggtggtaCCTCCAACTTTGAACCCcgtcatctacagcatgaggaacaaggagctcaaggatgcaATTAGGAAAATGATTTCTTGGATGCTTTTCAGTTGTTATGAACTTCCCTTCTCTCTGCACAAATGA